In one Synergistaceae bacterium genomic region, the following are encoded:
- a CDS encoding bifunctional adenosylcobinamide kinase/adenosylcobinamide-phosphate guanylyltransferase produces MGKESYARKLYKNFEAFYNLDSESPEIISRPGLIINLHMGVKFLLLKNVDPLKFFLARLEILRESVITGDEISSGVIPIDEFSRKWRDETGKLYQALAREADIVDRVFAGLTLRLKG; encoded by the coding sequence ATGGGAAAAGAGTCCTACGCAAGAAAGTTATATAAAAATTTTGAAGCATTCTATAACCTCGACTCAGAATCGCCCGAAATAATATCGCGTCCCGGACTCATAATAAATTTGCACATGGGAGTAAAATTTTTATTGCTGAAAAATGTAGACCCATTAAAATTTTTTCTCGCAAGACTCGAAATTTTACGCGAGTCAGTCATAACCGGCGATGAAATTTCTTCCGGAGTCATTCCCATTGACGAATTTTCGCGAAAATGGCGCGACGAAACCGGAAAATTATATCAAGCTCTAGCACGTGAAGCAGATATTGTAGACAGAGTTTTTGCCGGGCTGACTCTAAGATTGAAGGGTTAA